The Burkholderiales bacterium JOSHI_001 genomic sequence AGCCAGGCTTCGCCCGTCAGGTAGGCCGCCGGCCGGCGGCTGGTGATGCGCTGTTCGATCAGCGCCTGCACGCTGGCCTGTTCATCGGCGCTGAGCCGGCGCTGCGCGTCGGGGCCGTCGTCCAGCGGTGTGTCCAGGGGCAGGCCCAGGCGCCACAGCACCAGCCAGGCGGCTTCGTCCCAGGCGTTGGTGGTGCCATGGCCAAACGAAACGCCCGCCTGTTGCAGGCGGGCGCTGGCGGCTTGCACGGTGTCCAGCAGCGTCATGTCAACAGCGCTTCCAGGGTGCGGCGGTAGATGGCCGCCAGCGGTTCGACGTCGGCCAGCTTCACGTGTTCGTCCACCTTGTGGATGCTGGCGTTCAGCGGCCCGAACTCCACCACCTGCGGGCAGATGCGGATCAGGAAGCGGCCATCGCTGGTGCCACCGGTGGTGGACAGCTCGGGCGTGACGCCGGTCTCGGCCCGGATGGCCCCGATGAGCGCCTCGCTCAAGGACCCCGGCCGGGTGAGGAAGGGCTGGCCGCCCAGGGTCCAGGCGATGTCGTGTTCCAGGCCGTGGCGGTTCAGGATGTCGGCCACGCGGGCCTTCAGCCCGTCGGGGGTGCTTTCGGTGCTGAAGCGGAAGTTGAAGTCCACCACCACCTCGCCCGGGATCACGTTCGTGGCGCCGGTGCCGCCGTGGATGTTGCTCACCTGCCAGGTGGTGGGCGGGAAGTGCTCGTTGCCGGCGTCCCAGGCGGTGGCGGCCAGTTCGGCCAGGGCCGGGGCCAACTGGTGGATGGGGTTGCGCGCCAGTTGCGGGTAGGCCACGTGGCCCTGAATGCCCTTCACGCTGAGCTTGCCCGACAGGCTGCCGCGGCGGCCGTTCTTGATGGTGTCGCCCAATCGGTCCACCGAGGTGGGTTCGCCCACGATGCAGCAATCGATCCGCACGCCGCGTGCTTCCAGGGCGTCCACCACCTTCACCGTGCCGTCCACCGAGGGGCCCTCTTCGTCGCTGGTGAACAGCAGCGCCACGCTGCCGGCGTGATCCGGGTTCGCGCGCACGAAGCTTTCAGCGGCCACGGTCATGGCGGCGATGGAGGCCTTCATGTCGGCCGCGCCGCGGCCGTAGAGCAGGCCGTCGCGCACCGTGGGCACGAAGGGGTCGCTGGACCAATGGGCCAAGGGCCCGGTGGGCACCACGTCGGTGTGGCCGGCGAACGCCACCAGCGGGCCGGGGCGGGCGCCCTGGTGCACCGCCCACAGGTTGGTGACACGGAAGTGGTCCGGCCCGAAGACCAGGGTTTCGCAAGTGAAGCCCAGCGGCGCCAGGCGCTGGGTGATCAGGCCCTGGCAGCCGGCGTCGTCGGGCGTGACCGAGGCCCGCGCGATCAGCGCTTCCAGCAGGCGGGTGGTTTCTGACATGGCTTACCGGGGGCCCAGGCCACCCAGGCGCGTGCCCAGCCCGGCGCGGGTGCTGGGGGCGCCATCGGGGTACACGTCCAGCATCAGTTCGGTGAAGGCCGCGTCTTCGGGCTCGTCCTTCTTGGGCGGGGTGCGCACCGCGGGCGTGGCATCGTTTTGCAGGCGCCACATCAGGTTGGTGGGCGAATCGGCGAAGGCCAGCCCTTCGTCGCGGGTGATGGTGCCGTCGTTGATCAGGCGCGCCAGGTCGGCTTCGAAGGTTTGTGATCCGTCGGCCAGCGACTTCTCCATTGCTTCCTTCACCGAAGCCAGGTTGCCCTGTTCGATGGACTCGGCCACCAGCTTGGAATTCAGCAGCACCTCCACCGCGGGGCGGCGCCCGCCGGCGCTGGCGCGCACCAGGCGCTGCGAGACGATGGCACGCAGGCCCGAGGCCAGGTCGCCCAGCAGCGTGGGGCGGGCTTCCGGCGTGTAGAAGGACAGGATGCGGTTCAGCGCGTGGTAGCTGTTGTTGGCGTGCAGCGTGGCCATCACCAGGTGGCCCGACAGCGCGTAGGACAGCGCCGATGTCATGGTTTCGCGGTCGCGGATTTCGCCGATCATGATGCAGTCGGGGGCCTGGCGCAGCGCGTTGCGCAAGGCCACCTGCAGGCTGTTGGTGTCGCGGCCCACCTCGCGCTGGTTCACCACCGAGCGCTTGTTGGTGAACAGGAACTCGATCGGGTCCTCGATGGTGAGGATGTGGCCGCTCATCTGCTGGTTGC encodes the following:
- a CDS encoding succinyl-diaminopimelate desuccinylase (PFAM: Peptidase family M20/M25/M40; Peptidase dimerisation domain~TIGRFAM: succinyl-diaminopimelate desuccinylase, proteobacterial clade); this translates as MSETTRLLEALIARASVTPDDAGCQGLITQRLAPLGFTCETLVFGPDHFRVTNLWAVHQGARPGPLVAFAGHTDVVPTGPLAHWSSDPFVPTVRDGLLYGRGAADMKASIAAMTVAAESFVRANPDHAGSVALLFTSDEEGPSVDGTVKVVDALEARGVRIDCCIVGEPTSVDRLGDTIKNGRRGSLSGKLSVKGIQGHVAYPQLARNPIHQLAPALAELAATAWDAGNEHFPPTTWQVSNIHGGTGATNVIPGEVVVDFNFRFSTESTPDGLKARVADILNRHGLEHDIAWTLGGQPFLTRPGSLSEALIGAIRAETGVTPELSTTGGTSDGRFLIRICPQVVEFGPLNASIHKVDEHVKLADVEPLAAIYRRTLEALLT
- a CDS encoding pilus retraction protein PilT (PFAM: Type II/IV secretion system protein~TIGRFAM: pilus retraction protein PilT) produces the protein MSGNMDRVLRLMADKNASDVFLSANMPILIKINGQMLQLSDVALTPQQPRQLLSELLSPQQLEELDDTGELNMGVALQEVGSFRLSAFRQRGSIAAVFRHIPHVIPSLDSLKLPEMLSTLVLEKRGLILMVGATGTGKSTTLASMLEWRNQQMSGHILTIEDPIEFLFTNKRSVVNQREVGRDTNSLQVALRNALRQAPDCIMIGEIRDRETMTSALSYALSGHLVMATLHANNSYHALNRILSFYTPEARPTLLGDLASGLRAIVSQRLVRASAGGRRPAVEVLLNSKLVAESIEQGNLASVKEAMEKSLADGSQTFEADLARLINDGTITRDEGLAFADSPTNLMWRLQNDATPAVRTPPKKDEPEDAAFTELMLDVYPDGAPSTRAGLGTRLGGLGPR